A single window of Vanessa atalanta chromosome 27, ilVanAtal1.2, whole genome shotgun sequence DNA harbors:
- the LOC125074330 gene encoding chorion class B protein PC10-like, which translates to MFKAVLLVCAQALLIQSIAGQYIGAGCGAGPYGIGAPFPGGCGCGIAAIPASSGGGLGVSSASPISPNGVSVLSENAIEGALAVAGAVPFLGAVALEGVLPTAGAGAVNYGCGNGAVAIVEEIAPAGIAGPLGYGLGPYGALDGIGYAGLGYGIGPLAGPYRAGCGCGGLI; encoded by the exons ATGTTCAAAGCTGTTCTTTTGGTCTGCGCTCAGGCGCTCCTGATCCAG TCTATCGCTGGACAGTACATCGGAGCTGGATGTGGCGCCGGTCCTTACGGTATAGGCGCTCCTTTTCCTGGTGGTTGTGGTTGCGGAATTGCTGCTATTCCAGCCTCTAGCGGCGGTGGTCTCGGTGTGTCAAGCGCTTCACCTATCTCACCAAACGGAGTGTCTGTGCTCTCAGAAAACGCTATTGAAGGAGCTCTTGCAGTCGCCGGTGCTGTACCTTTCTTGGGAGCCGTTGCTCTAGAAGGTGTTCTGCCAACTGCTGGAGCGGGTGCTGTCAATTACGGATGTGGTAACGGAGCCGTCGCCATTGTGGAAGAAATTGCCCCCGCTGGTATTGCTGGCCCACTCGGCTACGGCCTTGGTCCTTATGGTGCTCTTGACGGTATCGGATACGCTGGTCTCGGCTACGGCATCGGACCTCTGGCTGGTCCTTACCGCGCTGGTTGTGGTTGTGGTGGCCTCATCTAA
- the LOC125074338 gene encoding chorion class A protein Ld2/Ld41-like codes for MSTFAFLLLCVQACLIQNVCSQYLRGPIGPAVGCEAGLISPAGLGLGVGLASPAALGYGVGLAAPCGVAAYGGAGVGDVAVGGEMGVAGNTLVAGQVPILGGVEFGGIVPAAGAVSIAGSCGCGCNGAIL; via the exons ATGTCTACCTTCGCCTTCTTGCTCCTCTGCGTCCAAGCTTGCTTGATTCAG AATGTATGCAGCCAATACTTGCGTGGTCCTATTGGACCCGCTGTAGGATGCGAAGCCGGTCTTATTAGCCCCGCTGGATTGGGACTGGGCGTTGGTCTCGCCAGTCCCGCTGCTTTGGGCTATGGTGTTGGTCTTGCTGCTCCTTGCGGTGTCGCTGCCTATGGAGGTGCCGGTGTCGGTGATGTAGCAGTCGGTGGAGAGATGGGCGTCGCTGGTAACACTCTGGTTGCTGGTCAAGTGCCGATTCTCGGTGGTGTTGAGTTCGGAGGTATCGTACCAGCCGCTGGCGCTGTCTCCATTGCCGGTAGCTGTGGTTGCGGCTGCAATGGTGCTATACTATAG
- the LOC125074331 gene encoding chorion class B protein PC10-like, producing the protein MFKAVLLVCAQALLIQSIAGQYIGAGCGAGPYGIGNPLAGGCGYGVAAIPASSGGGLGVSSASPISPNGVSVLSENAIEGALAVAGAVPFLGAVALEGALPTAGAGAVNYGCGNGAVAIVEEIAPAGIAGPLGYGLGPYGALDGIGYAGLGYGIGPLAGPYRAGCGCGGLI; encoded by the exons ATGTTCAAAGCTGTTCTTTTGGTCTGCGCTCAGGCGCTCCTGATCCAG TCTATCGCTGGACAGTACATCGGAGCTGGATGTGGCGCCGGTCCTTACGGTATCGGTAATCCTCTTGCTGGTGGTTGTGGTTACGGTGTTGCTGCGATCCCTGCCTCTAGCGGTGGTGGTCTCGGTGTGTCAAGCGCTTCACCCATCTCACCAAACGGAGTGTCTGTGCTCTCAGAAAACGCTATTGAAGGAGCTCTAGCAGTCGCCGGTGCTGTACCTTTCTTGGGAGCCGTTGCTCTAGAAGGTGCTCTGCCAACTGCTGGAGCGGGTGCTGTCAATTACGGATGTGGTAACGGAGCCGTCGCCATTGTGGAAGAAATTGCCCCCGCTGGTATTGCTGGCCCACTCGGCTACGGCCTTGGTCCTTATGGAGCTCTTGACGGTATCGGATATGCTGGTCTCGGCTACGGCATCGGACCTCTGGCTGGTCCTTACCGCGCTGGTTGTGGTTGTGGTGGCCTCATCTAA